The Plectropomus leopardus isolate mb chromosome 15, YSFRI_Pleo_2.0, whole genome shotgun sequence genome has a segment encoding these proteins:
- the fgfr2 gene encoding fibroblast growth factor receptor 2 isoform X4: MGSVSRGRWRRGVWGALAPTNGMASWAWLLAAVLLSLLTVSVARPPLTGTKEEEATLEPEEASNKYQISKPTVCSVHPGELLKLSCPLPPTGTITWTKDGSSLGTNNRTVIEQEVLQIRDATPKDSGLYTCTSVGKDTVCFIVNVTDAISSGDDEDDTERSEDTGADGEQISAPYWTSSAKMEKKLHAVPAANTVKFRCAAGGNPRPKLRWLKNSRPFRQEDRMGGYKVRSQHWTLIMESVVPSDKGNYTCLVENEFGAINHTYTLDVVERSPHRPILQAGLPANTTVHVGEDARFVCKVYSDAQPHIQWLKHITQNGSRYGPDGHPYVRVLKRSGINSSDVEMLTLTNVTQEDAGEYICKVSNYIGEASQSGWLTVIPALEKSPGPLSPDYVEIAIYCAGVFLIACMVGIVVVCRMRNTAKKPDFGGQPAVHKLSKQIPLRRQVSADSSSSMNSSTPLVRITTRRSSAHDEPIPEYDLPEDPRWEFSRDRLTLGKPLGEGCFGQVVMAEALGIDKDKPKEAVTVAVKMLKDDATEKDLSDLVSEMEMMKMIGKHKNIINLLGACTQDGPLYVIVEYASKGNLREYLRARRPPGMEYSYDIARVSDEQLTFKDLVSCTYQVARGMEYLASQKCIHRDLAARNVLVTESNVMKIADFGLARDVHNIDYYKKTTNGRLPVKWMAPEALFDRVYTHQSDVWSFGVLMWEIFTLGGSPYPGIPVEELFKLLKEGHRMDKPGNCTNELYMMMKDCWHAISSHRPTFKQLVEDLDRILTLNTNEEYLDLCAPTEQYSPSFPDTRSSCSSGDDSVFSHDPLPDEPCLPKYQHINGNVKT; encoded by the exons AGGCATCGAACAAATACCAAATTTCAAAGCCCACGGTGTGCTCGGTGCACCCGGGGGAGTTGCTGAAGCTGAGCTGCCCTCTGCCACCGACGGGGACCATCACCTGGACCAAAGATGGCAGCTCTCTGGGCACCAACAACCGCACGGTGATAGAGCAGGAGGTGCTGCAGATCCGTGATGCCACGCCCAAGGATTCAGGCCTGTACACCTGCACCAGCGTGGGCAAAGACACGGTCTGCTTCATAGTGAATGTCACAG ATGCCATCTCGTCGGGGGATGATGAGGACGATACAGAGCGATCGGAGGACACGGGGGCGGACGGAGAGCAGATAA GCGCTCCGTATTGGACGTCGTCAGCAAAGATGGAGAAGAAGCTGCATGCGGTGCCAGCTGCCAATACAGTCAAGTTCCGCTGTGCTGCAGGAGGCAACCCCCGGCCTAAGCTGCGCTGGCTTAAAAACAGCAGGCCTTTCCGCCAAGAGGACCGTATGGGAGGGTATAAG GTGCGCAGCCAGCACTGGACCCTGATCATGGAGAGCGTGGTGCCGTCAGACAAGGGCAACTACACTTGTCTGGTGGAGAACGAGTTTGGAGCCATCAACCACACCTACACCCTGGACGTAGTGG AACGGTCCCCTCACCGGCCTATTCTTCAGGCTGGTCTCCCAGCTAACACCACCGTACACGTTGGGGAAGACGCCCGCTTTGTCTGCAAGGTTTACAGCGATGCCCAGCCTCACATCCAGTGGCTGAAACACATCACTCAGAATGGCAGCCGCTACGGCCCCGACGGACACCCCTACGTCCGAGTGTTGAAG CGTTCAGGCATTAACAGCTCCGACGTGGAGATGCTCACCCTCACCAACGTGACGCAGGAAGATGCCGGAGAGTATATCTGTAAAGTCTCCAATTATATAGGCGAGGCCAGCCAGTCGGGCTGGCTCACTGTTATCCCAG CTCTAGAGAAATCCCCAGGGCCTCTTTCCCCAGACTACGTGGAGATCGCGATCTACTGCGCGGGCGTCTTCCTCATCGCCTGCATGGTGGGCATCGTGGTGGTGTGCCGCATGAGGAACACAGCAAAGAAACCCGACTTTGGGGGCCAGCCAGCTGTCCACAAATTGAGCAAGCAGATCCCTCTGCGCCGCCAG GTGTCGGCAgactccagctcctccatgaaCTCCAGTACACCGTTGGTACGCATCACAACGCGGCGGAGCTCTGCGCACGATGAGCCAATCCCTGAGTATGACCTTCCCGAGGACCCACGCTGGGAATTTTCCAGAGACAG GTTGACCCTGGGCAAGCCCCTGGGTGAGGGCTGCTTCGGCCAAGTTGTAATGGCAGAGGCGCTGGGCATCGATAAGGACAAACCCAAGGAGGCTGTAACTGTTGCTGTCAAGATGCTTAAAG ATGACGCCACTGAGAAAGACCTGTCTGACCTGGTGTCAGAGATGGAAATGATGAAGATGATTGGCAAACATAAGAACATCATTAATCTTTTGGGGGCCTGCACGCAAGACG GCCCTCTCTATGTGATAGTGGAGTACGCCTCCAAAGGCAACCTTAGGGAGTACCTCCGAGCCCGCCGGCCGCCCGGCATGGAGTACTCCTACGATATCGCCCGTGTTTCGGATGAACAGCTCACTTTCAAAGATCTGGTCTCCTGCACTTATCAGGTGGCACGGGGCATGGAGTACCTAGCGTCACAGAAG TGTATACACAGAGACCTGGCAGCCAGGAACGTCCTGGTCACAGAGAGCAACGTCATGAAGATCGCAGACTTCGGCCTGGCCAGGGACGTACATAATATCGACTACTATAAAAAGACGACCAAT GGTCGCCTGCCTGTAAAATGGATGGCTCCAGAGGCGCTGTTTGACCGGGTCTACACACACCAGAGTGATGT CTGGTCATTTGGGGTGCTGATGTGGGAGATCTTCACCCTTGGAGGCTCCCCTTACCCCGGCATCCCCGTTGAGGAGCTCTTCAAGTTGCTCAAAGAGGGACATCGCATGGACAAGCCCGGCAATTGCACCAACGAGCT GTACATGATGATGAAAGACTGCTGGCATGCCATCTCATCCCACAGACCCACCTTCAAGCAGCTAGTAGAGGATCTGGATCGCATCCTCACCCTCAACACCAACGAG gagTATCTGGACCTGTGCGCCCCAACAGAGCAGTATTCCCCCAGCTTCCCCGACACTCGCAGCTCCTGCTCCTCCGGTGACGACTCTGTGTTTTCCCACGATCCCTTACCGGATGAGCCCTGCCTCCCCAAATACCAGCACATTAACGGAAACGTGAAAACATGA
- the fgfr2 gene encoding fibroblast growth factor receptor 2 isoform X3 — protein sequence MGSVSRGRWRRGVWGALAPTNGMASWAWLLAAVLLSLLTVSVARPPLTGTKEEEATLEPEEASNKYQISKPTVCSVHPGELLKLSCPLPPTGTITWTKDGSSLGTNNRTVIEQEVLQIRDATPKDSGLYTCTSVGKDTVCFIVNVTDAISSGDDEDDTERSEDTGADGEQISAPYWTSSAKMEKKLHAVPAANTVKFRCAAGGNPRPKLRWLKNSRPFRQEDRMGGYKVRSQHWTLIMESVVPSDKGNYTCLVENEFGAINHTYTLDVVERSPHRPILQAGLPANTTVHVGEDARFVCKVYSDAQPHIQWLKHITQNGSRYGPDGHPYVRVLKRSGINSSDVEMLTLTNVTQEDAGEYICKVSNYIGEASQSGWLTVIPALEKSPGPLSPDYVEIAIYCAGVFLIACMVGIVVVCRMRNTAKKPDFGGQPAVHKLSKQIPLRRQVTVSADSSSSMNSSTPLVRITTRRSSAHDEPIPEYDLPEDPRWEFSRDRLTLGKPLGEGCFGQVVMAEALGIDKDKPKEAVTVAVKMLKDDATEKDLSDLVSEMEMMKMIGKHKNIINLLGACTQDGPLYVIVEYASKGNLREYLRARRPPGMEYSYDIARVSDEQLTFKDLVSCTYQVARGMEYLASQKCIHRDLAARNVLVTESNVMKIADFGLARDVHNIDYYKKTTNGRLPVKWMAPEALFDRVYTHQSDVWSFGVLMWEIFTLGGSPYPGIPVEELFKLLKEGHRMDKPGNCTNELYMMMKDCWHAISSHRPTFKQLVEDLDRILTLNTNEEYLDLCAPTEQYSPSFPDTRSSCSSGDDSVFSHDPLPDEPCLPKYQHINGNVKT from the exons AGGCATCGAACAAATACCAAATTTCAAAGCCCACGGTGTGCTCGGTGCACCCGGGGGAGTTGCTGAAGCTGAGCTGCCCTCTGCCACCGACGGGGACCATCACCTGGACCAAAGATGGCAGCTCTCTGGGCACCAACAACCGCACGGTGATAGAGCAGGAGGTGCTGCAGATCCGTGATGCCACGCCCAAGGATTCAGGCCTGTACACCTGCACCAGCGTGGGCAAAGACACGGTCTGCTTCATAGTGAATGTCACAG ATGCCATCTCGTCGGGGGATGATGAGGACGATACAGAGCGATCGGAGGACACGGGGGCGGACGGAGAGCAGATAA GCGCTCCGTATTGGACGTCGTCAGCAAAGATGGAGAAGAAGCTGCATGCGGTGCCAGCTGCCAATACAGTCAAGTTCCGCTGTGCTGCAGGAGGCAACCCCCGGCCTAAGCTGCGCTGGCTTAAAAACAGCAGGCCTTTCCGCCAAGAGGACCGTATGGGAGGGTATAAG GTGCGCAGCCAGCACTGGACCCTGATCATGGAGAGCGTGGTGCCGTCAGACAAGGGCAACTACACTTGTCTGGTGGAGAACGAGTTTGGAGCCATCAACCACACCTACACCCTGGACGTAGTGG AACGGTCCCCTCACCGGCCTATTCTTCAGGCTGGTCTCCCAGCTAACACCACCGTACACGTTGGGGAAGACGCCCGCTTTGTCTGCAAGGTTTACAGCGATGCCCAGCCTCACATCCAGTGGCTGAAACACATCACTCAGAATGGCAGCCGCTACGGCCCCGACGGACACCCCTACGTCCGAGTGTTGAAG CGTTCAGGCATTAACAGCTCCGACGTGGAGATGCTCACCCTCACCAACGTGACGCAGGAAGATGCCGGAGAGTATATCTGTAAAGTCTCCAATTATATAGGCGAGGCCAGCCAGTCGGGCTGGCTCACTGTTATCCCAG CTCTAGAGAAATCCCCAGGGCCTCTTTCCCCAGACTACGTGGAGATCGCGATCTACTGCGCGGGCGTCTTCCTCATCGCCTGCATGGTGGGCATCGTGGTGGTGTGCCGCATGAGGAACACAGCAAAGAAACCCGACTTTGGGGGCCAGCCAGCTGTCCACAAATTGAGCAAGCAGATCCCTCTGCGCCGCCAGGTAACA GTGTCGGCAgactccagctcctccatgaaCTCCAGTACACCGTTGGTACGCATCACAACGCGGCGGAGCTCTGCGCACGATGAGCCAATCCCTGAGTATGACCTTCCCGAGGACCCACGCTGGGAATTTTCCAGAGACAG GTTGACCCTGGGCAAGCCCCTGGGTGAGGGCTGCTTCGGCCAAGTTGTAATGGCAGAGGCGCTGGGCATCGATAAGGACAAACCCAAGGAGGCTGTAACTGTTGCTGTCAAGATGCTTAAAG ATGACGCCACTGAGAAAGACCTGTCTGACCTGGTGTCAGAGATGGAAATGATGAAGATGATTGGCAAACATAAGAACATCATTAATCTTTTGGGGGCCTGCACGCAAGACG GCCCTCTCTATGTGATAGTGGAGTACGCCTCCAAAGGCAACCTTAGGGAGTACCTCCGAGCCCGCCGGCCGCCCGGCATGGAGTACTCCTACGATATCGCCCGTGTTTCGGATGAACAGCTCACTTTCAAAGATCTGGTCTCCTGCACTTATCAGGTGGCACGGGGCATGGAGTACCTAGCGTCACAGAAG TGTATACACAGAGACCTGGCAGCCAGGAACGTCCTGGTCACAGAGAGCAACGTCATGAAGATCGCAGACTTCGGCCTGGCCAGGGACGTACATAATATCGACTACTATAAAAAGACGACCAAT GGTCGCCTGCCTGTAAAATGGATGGCTCCAGAGGCGCTGTTTGACCGGGTCTACACACACCAGAGTGATGT CTGGTCATTTGGGGTGCTGATGTGGGAGATCTTCACCCTTGGAGGCTCCCCTTACCCCGGCATCCCCGTTGAGGAGCTCTTCAAGTTGCTCAAAGAGGGACATCGCATGGACAAGCCCGGCAATTGCACCAACGAGCT GTACATGATGATGAAAGACTGCTGGCATGCCATCTCATCCCACAGACCCACCTTCAAGCAGCTAGTAGAGGATCTGGATCGCATCCTCACCCTCAACACCAACGAG gagTATCTGGACCTGTGCGCCCCAACAGAGCAGTATTCCCCCAGCTTCCCCGACACTCGCAGCTCCTGCTCCTCCGGTGACGACTCTGTGTTTTCCCACGATCCCTTACCGGATGAGCCCTGCCTCCCCAAATACCAGCACATTAACGGAAACGTGAAAACATGA
- the fgfr2 gene encoding fibroblast growth factor receptor 2 isoform X1 translates to MGSVSRGRWRRGVWGALAPTNGMASWAWLLAAVLLSLLTVSVARPPLTGTKEEEATLEPEEASNKYQISKPTVCSVHPGELLKLSCPLPPTGTITWTKDGSSLGTNNRTVIEQEVLQIRDATPKDSGLYTCTSVGKDTVCFIVNVTDAISSGDDEDDTERSEDTGADGEQISAPYWTSSAKMEKKLHAVPAANTVKFRCAAGGNPRPKLRWLKNSRPFRQEDRMGGYKVRSQHWTLIMESVVPSDKGNYTCLVENEFGAINHTYTLDVVERSPHRPILQAGLPANTTVHVGEDARFVCKVYSDAQPHIQWLKHITQNGSRYGPDGHPYVRVLKTAGVNTTDKEIEVLYLPNVTFEDAGEYTCLAGNSIGISYHTAWLTVLPALEKSPGPLSPDYVEIAIYCAGVFLIACMVGIVVVCRMRNTAKKPDFGGQPAVHKLSKQIPLRRQVTVSADSSSSMNSSTPLVRITTRRSSAHDEPIPEYDLPEDPRWEFSRDRLTLGKPLGEGCFGQVVMAEALGIDKDKPKEAVTVAVKMLKDDATEKDLSDLVSEMEMMKMIGKHKNIINLLGACTQDGPLYVIVEYASKGNLREYLRARRPPGMEYSYDIARVSDEQLTFKDLVSCTYQVARGMEYLASQKCIHRDLAARNVLVTESNVMKIADFGLARDVHNIDYYKKTTNGRLPVKWMAPEALFDRVYTHQSDVWSFGVLMWEIFTLGGSPYPGIPVEELFKLLKEGHRMDKPGNCTNELYMMMKDCWHAISSHRPTFKQLVEDLDRILTLNTNEEYLDLCAPTEQYSPSFPDTRSSCSSGDDSVFSHDPLPDEPCLPKYQHINGNVKT, encoded by the exons AGGCATCGAACAAATACCAAATTTCAAAGCCCACGGTGTGCTCGGTGCACCCGGGGGAGTTGCTGAAGCTGAGCTGCCCTCTGCCACCGACGGGGACCATCACCTGGACCAAAGATGGCAGCTCTCTGGGCACCAACAACCGCACGGTGATAGAGCAGGAGGTGCTGCAGATCCGTGATGCCACGCCCAAGGATTCAGGCCTGTACACCTGCACCAGCGTGGGCAAAGACACGGTCTGCTTCATAGTGAATGTCACAG ATGCCATCTCGTCGGGGGATGATGAGGACGATACAGAGCGATCGGAGGACACGGGGGCGGACGGAGAGCAGATAA GCGCTCCGTATTGGACGTCGTCAGCAAAGATGGAGAAGAAGCTGCATGCGGTGCCAGCTGCCAATACAGTCAAGTTCCGCTGTGCTGCAGGAGGCAACCCCCGGCCTAAGCTGCGCTGGCTTAAAAACAGCAGGCCTTTCCGCCAAGAGGACCGTATGGGAGGGTATAAG GTGCGCAGCCAGCACTGGACCCTGATCATGGAGAGCGTGGTGCCGTCAGACAAGGGCAACTACACTTGTCTGGTGGAGAACGAGTTTGGAGCCATCAACCACACCTACACCCTGGACGTAGTGG AACGGTCCCCTCACCGGCCTATTCTTCAGGCTGGTCTCCCAGCTAACACCACCGTACACGTTGGGGAAGACGCCCGCTTTGTCTGCAAGGTTTACAGCGATGCCCAGCCTCACATCCAGTGGCTGAAACACATCACTCAGAATGGCAGCCGCTACGGCCCCGACGGACACCCCTACGTCCGAGTGTTGAAG ACCGCAGGTGTTAACACCACAGATAAGGAGATAGAAGTTCTCTACTTGCCCAATGTAACATTTGAAGATGCTGGGGAGTATACGTGCTTGGCGGGTAATTCTATTGGGATCTCCTATCACACTGCTTGGTTGACGGTGCTTCCAG CTCTAGAGAAATCCCCAGGGCCTCTTTCCCCAGACTACGTGGAGATCGCGATCTACTGCGCGGGCGTCTTCCTCATCGCCTGCATGGTGGGCATCGTGGTGGTGTGCCGCATGAGGAACACAGCAAAGAAACCCGACTTTGGGGGCCAGCCAGCTGTCCACAAATTGAGCAAGCAGATCCCTCTGCGCCGCCAGGTAACA GTGTCGGCAgactccagctcctccatgaaCTCCAGTACACCGTTGGTACGCATCACAACGCGGCGGAGCTCTGCGCACGATGAGCCAATCCCTGAGTATGACCTTCCCGAGGACCCACGCTGGGAATTTTCCAGAGACAG GTTGACCCTGGGCAAGCCCCTGGGTGAGGGCTGCTTCGGCCAAGTTGTAATGGCAGAGGCGCTGGGCATCGATAAGGACAAACCCAAGGAGGCTGTAACTGTTGCTGTCAAGATGCTTAAAG ATGACGCCACTGAGAAAGACCTGTCTGACCTGGTGTCAGAGATGGAAATGATGAAGATGATTGGCAAACATAAGAACATCATTAATCTTTTGGGGGCCTGCACGCAAGACG GCCCTCTCTATGTGATAGTGGAGTACGCCTCCAAAGGCAACCTTAGGGAGTACCTCCGAGCCCGCCGGCCGCCCGGCATGGAGTACTCCTACGATATCGCCCGTGTTTCGGATGAACAGCTCACTTTCAAAGATCTGGTCTCCTGCACTTATCAGGTGGCACGGGGCATGGAGTACCTAGCGTCACAGAAG TGTATACACAGAGACCTGGCAGCCAGGAACGTCCTGGTCACAGAGAGCAACGTCATGAAGATCGCAGACTTCGGCCTGGCCAGGGACGTACATAATATCGACTACTATAAAAAGACGACCAAT GGTCGCCTGCCTGTAAAATGGATGGCTCCAGAGGCGCTGTTTGACCGGGTCTACACACACCAGAGTGATGT CTGGTCATTTGGGGTGCTGATGTGGGAGATCTTCACCCTTGGAGGCTCCCCTTACCCCGGCATCCCCGTTGAGGAGCTCTTCAAGTTGCTCAAAGAGGGACATCGCATGGACAAGCCCGGCAATTGCACCAACGAGCT GTACATGATGATGAAAGACTGCTGGCATGCCATCTCATCCCACAGACCCACCTTCAAGCAGCTAGTAGAGGATCTGGATCGCATCCTCACCCTCAACACCAACGAG gagTATCTGGACCTGTGCGCCCCAACAGAGCAGTATTCCCCCAGCTTCCCCGACACTCGCAGCTCCTGCTCCTCCGGTGACGACTCTGTGTTTTCCCACGATCCCTTACCGGATGAGCCCTGCCTCCCCAAATACCAGCACATTAACGGAAACGTGAAAACATGA
- the fgfr2 gene encoding fibroblast growth factor receptor 2 isoform X2: protein MGSVSRGRWRRGVWGALAPTNGMASWAWLLAAVLLSLLTVSVARPPLTGTKEEEATLEPEEASNKYQISKPTVCSVHPGELLKLSCPLPPTGTITWTKDGSSLGTNNRTVIEQEVLQIRDATPKDSGLYTCTSVGKDTVCFIVNVTDAISSGDDEDDTERSEDTGADGEQISAPYWTSSAKMEKKLHAVPAANTVKFRCAAGGNPRPKLRWLKNSRPFRQEDRMGGYKVRSQHWTLIMESVVPSDKGNYTCLVENEFGAINHTYTLDVVERSPHRPILQAGLPANTTVHVGEDARFVCKVYSDAQPHIQWLKHITQNGSRYGPDGHPYVRVLKTAGVNTTDKEIEVLYLPNVTFEDAGEYTCLAGNSIGISYHTAWLTVLPALEKSPGPLSPDYVEIAIYCAGVFLIACMVGIVVVCRMRNTAKKPDFGGQPAVHKLSKQIPLRRQVSADSSSSMNSSTPLVRITTRRSSAHDEPIPEYDLPEDPRWEFSRDRLTLGKPLGEGCFGQVVMAEALGIDKDKPKEAVTVAVKMLKDDATEKDLSDLVSEMEMMKMIGKHKNIINLLGACTQDGPLYVIVEYASKGNLREYLRARRPPGMEYSYDIARVSDEQLTFKDLVSCTYQVARGMEYLASQKCIHRDLAARNVLVTESNVMKIADFGLARDVHNIDYYKKTTNGRLPVKWMAPEALFDRVYTHQSDVWSFGVLMWEIFTLGGSPYPGIPVEELFKLLKEGHRMDKPGNCTNELYMMMKDCWHAISSHRPTFKQLVEDLDRILTLNTNEEYLDLCAPTEQYSPSFPDTRSSCSSGDDSVFSHDPLPDEPCLPKYQHINGNVKT from the exons AGGCATCGAACAAATACCAAATTTCAAAGCCCACGGTGTGCTCGGTGCACCCGGGGGAGTTGCTGAAGCTGAGCTGCCCTCTGCCACCGACGGGGACCATCACCTGGACCAAAGATGGCAGCTCTCTGGGCACCAACAACCGCACGGTGATAGAGCAGGAGGTGCTGCAGATCCGTGATGCCACGCCCAAGGATTCAGGCCTGTACACCTGCACCAGCGTGGGCAAAGACACGGTCTGCTTCATAGTGAATGTCACAG ATGCCATCTCGTCGGGGGATGATGAGGACGATACAGAGCGATCGGAGGACACGGGGGCGGACGGAGAGCAGATAA GCGCTCCGTATTGGACGTCGTCAGCAAAGATGGAGAAGAAGCTGCATGCGGTGCCAGCTGCCAATACAGTCAAGTTCCGCTGTGCTGCAGGAGGCAACCCCCGGCCTAAGCTGCGCTGGCTTAAAAACAGCAGGCCTTTCCGCCAAGAGGACCGTATGGGAGGGTATAAG GTGCGCAGCCAGCACTGGACCCTGATCATGGAGAGCGTGGTGCCGTCAGACAAGGGCAACTACACTTGTCTGGTGGAGAACGAGTTTGGAGCCATCAACCACACCTACACCCTGGACGTAGTGG AACGGTCCCCTCACCGGCCTATTCTTCAGGCTGGTCTCCCAGCTAACACCACCGTACACGTTGGGGAAGACGCCCGCTTTGTCTGCAAGGTTTACAGCGATGCCCAGCCTCACATCCAGTGGCTGAAACACATCACTCAGAATGGCAGCCGCTACGGCCCCGACGGACACCCCTACGTCCGAGTGTTGAAG ACCGCAGGTGTTAACACCACAGATAAGGAGATAGAAGTTCTCTACTTGCCCAATGTAACATTTGAAGATGCTGGGGAGTATACGTGCTTGGCGGGTAATTCTATTGGGATCTCCTATCACACTGCTTGGTTGACGGTGCTTCCAG CTCTAGAGAAATCCCCAGGGCCTCTTTCCCCAGACTACGTGGAGATCGCGATCTACTGCGCGGGCGTCTTCCTCATCGCCTGCATGGTGGGCATCGTGGTGGTGTGCCGCATGAGGAACACAGCAAAGAAACCCGACTTTGGGGGCCAGCCAGCTGTCCACAAATTGAGCAAGCAGATCCCTCTGCGCCGCCAG GTGTCGGCAgactccagctcctccatgaaCTCCAGTACACCGTTGGTACGCATCACAACGCGGCGGAGCTCTGCGCACGATGAGCCAATCCCTGAGTATGACCTTCCCGAGGACCCACGCTGGGAATTTTCCAGAGACAG GTTGACCCTGGGCAAGCCCCTGGGTGAGGGCTGCTTCGGCCAAGTTGTAATGGCAGAGGCGCTGGGCATCGATAAGGACAAACCCAAGGAGGCTGTAACTGTTGCTGTCAAGATGCTTAAAG ATGACGCCACTGAGAAAGACCTGTCTGACCTGGTGTCAGAGATGGAAATGATGAAGATGATTGGCAAACATAAGAACATCATTAATCTTTTGGGGGCCTGCACGCAAGACG GCCCTCTCTATGTGATAGTGGAGTACGCCTCCAAAGGCAACCTTAGGGAGTACCTCCGAGCCCGCCGGCCGCCCGGCATGGAGTACTCCTACGATATCGCCCGTGTTTCGGATGAACAGCTCACTTTCAAAGATCTGGTCTCCTGCACTTATCAGGTGGCACGGGGCATGGAGTACCTAGCGTCACAGAAG TGTATACACAGAGACCTGGCAGCCAGGAACGTCCTGGTCACAGAGAGCAACGTCATGAAGATCGCAGACTTCGGCCTGGCCAGGGACGTACATAATATCGACTACTATAAAAAGACGACCAAT GGTCGCCTGCCTGTAAAATGGATGGCTCCAGAGGCGCTGTTTGACCGGGTCTACACACACCAGAGTGATGT CTGGTCATTTGGGGTGCTGATGTGGGAGATCTTCACCCTTGGAGGCTCCCCTTACCCCGGCATCCCCGTTGAGGAGCTCTTCAAGTTGCTCAAAGAGGGACATCGCATGGACAAGCCCGGCAATTGCACCAACGAGCT GTACATGATGATGAAAGACTGCTGGCATGCCATCTCATCCCACAGACCCACCTTCAAGCAGCTAGTAGAGGATCTGGATCGCATCCTCACCCTCAACACCAACGAG gagTATCTGGACCTGTGCGCCCCAACAGAGCAGTATTCCCCCAGCTTCCCCGACACTCGCAGCTCCTGCTCCTCCGGTGACGACTCTGTGTTTTCCCACGATCCCTTACCGGATGAGCCCTGCCTCCCCAAATACCAGCACATTAACGGAAACGTGAAAACATGA